One region of Arthrobacter sp. StoSoilB22 genomic DNA includes:
- a CDS encoding adenosine deaminase, whose protein sequence is METFGEKTTPTAPPVAELHLHIEGTLQPELIFALAERNGIDLPYQDIEELREKYQFTDLQSFLDLYYANMAVLQTEQDFTDMTRAYLKRAAAGGVRHAEIMMDPQAHTSRGVALETCVNGVANALATSEEDFGISTLLIAAFLRDMSEDSALEVLDQLQAMHAPIAGIGLDSAEVGNPPSKFERLYQRAGEAGLRRIAHAGEEGPASYITEALDVLHVERIDHGIRCMEDTDVVQRLVAEQVPLTVCPLSNVRLRAVDKLADHPLPEMLAIGLNVSVNSDDPAYFGGYVDENFEQLVKVLEFSVPEQATLAANSIRSSFASDARKAVLLDEVTEWVKASVSAA, encoded by the coding sequence GTGGAAACTTTTGGCGAGAAAACTACACCCACGGCGCCCCCGGTTGCCGAACTGCACCTGCACATTGAAGGGACTCTCCAGCCAGAGCTGATCTTTGCCCTAGCCGAACGAAACGGCATTGACCTGCCGTACCAAGACATTGAGGAACTCCGGGAAAAGTACCAGTTCACTGACCTGCAATCTTTCCTGGACCTCTACTACGCCAATATGGCCGTCCTGCAGACCGAGCAGGATTTCACCGACATGACTCGTGCTTATCTGAAGCGGGCCGCCGCCGGGGGCGTGCGTCACGCGGAAATCATGATGGATCCCCAGGCACACACTTCCCGGGGTGTGGCGCTTGAAACCTGTGTCAACGGCGTAGCCAACGCCCTGGCTACCTCCGAGGAAGACTTCGGCATCTCCACCCTCCTCATCGCGGCATTCCTGCGCGACATGTCCGAGGATTCGGCGCTCGAAGTTCTGGACCAGCTCCAGGCGATGCACGCACCGATCGCAGGCATCGGCCTGGACTCCGCAGAGGTGGGCAATCCGCCGTCGAAATTTGAGCGACTGTACCAGCGCGCCGGCGAGGCGGGCTTGCGACGGATCGCGCACGCGGGCGAGGAAGGACCGGCGTCCTACATCACCGAGGCCTTGGATGTCCTTCACGTCGAGCGGATCGATCACGGCATCCGGTGCATGGAAGACACCGACGTAGTGCAGCGGCTCGTCGCTGAACAGGTTCCCCTCACGGTCTGCCCCCTGTCCAACGTCAGGCTTCGCGCAGTGGATAAGCTGGCCGACCATCCTTTGCCCGAAATGCTGGCGATCGGCCTAAACGTTTCCGTGAATTCTGACGACCCCGCTTACTTTGGTGGTTACGTGGACGAGAACTTCGAGCAACTGGTGAAGGTACTGGAGTTCTCAGTTCCCGAACAAGCCACCTTGGCAGCGAACTCCATCCGCTCCTCCTTCGCCAGCGACGCCCGGAAAGCGGTGCTGCTGGACGAGGTCACGGAGTGGGTCAAGGCGTCCGTCTCGGCGGCCTAA
- a CDS encoding glycosidase, whose product MGANTAENTNLRLKAVLDILAESVWSGATLNAGEVLAEAIVRVPFNDHEAELLSGGIPRGHKTLTSASAKLVKAGWLVKGRSGWTIPEDGLRATVAFADAEAFGAALDAGTPVPADVAVPTAPPVKPQAKKAAATKRAAAKKLTAPKVAAADVAEPKVAAAKVSAPRAKAATAKASSAAAEPAAKKSPRKATAKTKAASAVETLPQPDAVAIAGDFNKILGAPEDWAPQYDEAQMEFNPIVQLWTLTAELPAGFYTYKIALNRSWDENYGAFGARDGANHELNHDGGPVTITYSHATRDIVIG is encoded by the coding sequence ATGGGCGCGAATACCGCCGAAAACACCAACCTTCGTCTGAAGGCCGTACTGGACATCCTCGCTGAAAGCGTGTGGTCCGGTGCAACGCTGAACGCCGGCGAGGTGCTGGCCGAGGCGATCGTCCGGGTACCTTTCAATGACCACGAGGCTGAGCTTCTCAGTGGCGGCATCCCCCGCGGACACAAGACCTTGACGTCGGCTTCGGCCAAACTGGTGAAGGCCGGTTGGTTGGTCAAGGGCCGTTCCGGCTGGACCATTCCGGAAGATGGTCTGCGTGCCACGGTCGCCTTCGCGGATGCCGAGGCATTTGGTGCAGCGCTCGACGCCGGAACTCCGGTTCCTGCCGACGTCGCCGTACCGACGGCCCCGCCCGTGAAGCCACAGGCCAAGAAGGCGGCGGCGACCAAGCGGGCCGCTGCGAAGAAGCTCACTGCGCCTAAAGTGGCAGCGGCCGATGTAGCTGAGCCGAAGGTCGCTGCGGCCAAGGTCTCCGCGCCGAGGGCCAAAGCTGCAACAGCCAAGGCTTCCTCCGCGGCGGCTGAACCCGCCGCTAAGAAGTCCCCCCGTAAGGCGACGGCCAAGACGAAGGCGGCCTCCGCCGTCGAGACCCTGCCGCAGCCGGACGCTGTGGCGATCGCGGGCGACTTCAACAAGATCCTTGGAGCACCCGAGGATTGGGCACCGCAGTACGACGAAGCCCAGATGGAGTTCAACCCCATCGTCCAGCTGTGGACGCTCACGGCTGAACTGCCTGCCGGTTTCTACACCTACAAGATCGCGCTGAACCGTTCGTGGGACGAGAATTATGGTGCGTTCGGTGCCCGGGACGGCGCCAACCACGAGTTGAACCACGACGGCGGCCCCGTCACCATCACGTACAGCCACGCCACGCGGGACATCGTGATCGGCTAG
- a CDS encoding acylphosphatase — MTDETVRLTARITGVVQGVGFRYWTARKAEELLLTGTVRNDHDGSVQLVAEGEIGNVSDFTDWLHSSRVPGQVADVDFQVSEATGAFDDFRIID; from the coding sequence ATGACTGACGAAACCGTTCGCCTGACAGCCCGTATCACCGGCGTGGTGCAAGGGGTGGGATTCCGCTACTGGACAGCCCGGAAAGCCGAAGAGCTCCTGTTGACCGGCACAGTCCGAAACGACCACGACGGCTCAGTGCAATTAGTGGCCGAAGGGGAAATCGGGAACGTCAGCGACTTCACGGACTGGCTTCACTCGTCGCGCGTCCCGGGCCAGGTGGCGGACGTTGACTTCCAGGTTTCCGAGGCCACCGGGGCGTTCGACGACTTCCGGATTATCGATTAG
- a CDS encoding DinB family protein, with translation MSALPPTVADDVINHSGRVQFDTFLDEHRRALSASLDGLTEEQARRRLVPSRTTLLGLVKHATFVEKVWFDEAVTRRSRAEIGIPASPDESFILDSNDTIASIQTAYLEACAASRRAVAKLSLDDFLLGNRRGPLPLRWVYLHMLRELAQHCGHAEILREQILDADRPWKR, from the coding sequence ATGAGCGCACTCCCGCCGACGGTCGCCGACGACGTCATCAACCACAGCGGCCGGGTACAGTTCGACACGTTTTTGGACGAGCACCGCAGAGCTCTGAGCGCCAGTTTGGATGGACTCACGGAAGAACAAGCACGACGCCGGCTGGTTCCGTCGCGGACCACGCTGCTGGGCTTGGTGAAGCACGCTACTTTCGTGGAGAAGGTGTGGTTCGACGAAGCCGTCACGCGAAGGTCCCGCGCAGAGATTGGTATCCCGGCGTCACCAGACGAATCGTTCATCCTGGACAGCAACGACACCATCGCCAGCATTCAGACGGCTTATCTGGAAGCTTGCGCGGCCTCCCGGCGCGCGGTTGCGAAGCTGAGCCTTGATGATTTCCTGCTGGGAAACCGCCGTGGCCCTCTGCCCCTCCGTTGGGTGTACCTCCACATGCTGCGGGAACTGGCGCAGCACTGCGGGCACGCGGAGATCCTGCGTGAACAAATCCTTGATGCAGACCGGCCCTGGAAAAGGTGA
- a CDS encoding VOC family protein produces the protein MDQRLHFLTFATKDLDAARAFYKEGLGWDPAMDVPGEILFFQIAPGLMLGLFDAEKFDQDLGATAPTQGVSGVTLSHNVGSPAEVASTIDALVAAGATVLKPAQAGAFGGIFHGHVKDPNGIVWEIAHNPGWRIDDDGTVVFG, from the coding sequence ATGGACCAGCGACTGCATTTCCTCACGTTCGCCACCAAGGATCTGGACGCCGCGCGCGCCTTCTATAAGGAAGGGCTTGGCTGGGATCCGGCCATGGACGTTCCCGGCGAGATCTTGTTCTTCCAGATCGCGCCGGGGCTGATGCTCGGCCTGTTCGACGCCGAAAAGTTCGATCAGGACCTCGGTGCCACTGCTCCTACACAGGGAGTCAGCGGTGTGACGCTCTCACACAACGTAGGCAGCCCGGCGGAGGTCGCCAGTACCATCGACGCATTGGTCGCGGCCGGGGCCACTGTGCTGAAACCCGCCCAGGCCGGCGCGTTTGGCGGTATTTTCCACGGACACGTCAAGGACCCCAACGGCATCGTCTGGGAGATCGCGCACAATCCCGGCTGGCGCATTGACGACGACGGCACGGTGGTTTTCGGATGA
- a CDS encoding SDR family NAD(P)-dependent oxidoreductase → MMPNGRLAVITGAGRGLGRSLVDEFSEAGWAVVALTRSPTASTDRANVTVATHDVRNEPSTALMSAVDGRPVDLIINNAAQGAPHAWLGEIAAEGVMNAVDVNVAGPLRLVQALLPQLLAAPDPVIINITSRLGSLTAQARGDYSDLSTSYAYKISKSAQNMLTISLAQDLAGRVRCWAVHPGKMATGMGQADASKDPRQAARELRELVDSPDRTSPRFVSLGAADLSW, encoded by the coding sequence ATGATGCCCAACGGAAGGCTGGCAGTCATTACGGGTGCCGGCCGTGGACTCGGAAGGTCGTTAGTAGACGAATTTTCCGAGGCCGGTTGGGCGGTAGTTGCCCTCACACGTTCACCCACAGCATCGACTGATCGGGCGAACGTCACTGTGGCCACACACGACGTCCGGAACGAGCCATCGACCGCGCTGATGTCAGCCGTAGATGGGCGCCCCGTCGATCTGATCATCAACAATGCAGCCCAGGGAGCTCCGCACGCCTGGCTGGGCGAAATTGCTGCGGAGGGCGTCATGAACGCCGTCGACGTTAATGTCGCTGGACCCCTGCGCCTGGTGCAGGCACTCTTGCCTCAATTGTTGGCTGCGCCGGATCCGGTGATCATCAATATCACGTCCCGCTTGGGCTCTTTGACGGCGCAAGCGCGTGGCGACTATTCGGATCTCTCCACGAGCTACGCATACAAAATCTCCAAGTCCGCACAAAACATGTTGACTATCTCCCTCGCTCAGGACCTCGCAGGCCGGGTGAGGTGCTGGGCGGTTCACCCAGGGAAAATGGCCACCGGGATGGGGCAGGCTGATGCTTCAAAAGATCCACGGCAGGCGGCTCGCGAACTAAGGGAACTGGTTGATTCGCCGGACCGTACCTCGCCACGCTTCGTCTCGCTCGGAGCCGCCGACCTCAGCTGGTAG
- a CDS encoding GNAT family N-acetyltransferase — translation MLPNSTARLRFREMTLADLDLMSSMLGDPEVMTYYPAPKSRDESAAWIKWNQDNYARHGYGLWIVETRDGEFVGDCGLTSQHVNGRAELEVGYHVRRDVQGRGYASEAALASRDFARDVLGVPLLVAIIHPGNVASRRVAERMGMQQLEDDMGGSLVRTVMGIDLR, via the coding sequence ATGCTCCCCAACTCGACCGCCCGGCTGCGCTTCCGGGAGATGACCCTTGCCGATCTCGATCTGATGAGTTCCATGCTGGGTGATCCCGAGGTCATGACGTACTACCCGGCGCCTAAGTCGCGGGATGAATCAGCAGCCTGGATCAAGTGGAACCAGGACAACTACGCTCGCCACGGATACGGGTTGTGGATCGTAGAAACGCGCGACGGCGAGTTCGTCGGCGACTGCGGGCTGACGTCGCAACACGTCAACGGGCGGGCTGAACTTGAGGTGGGCTACCACGTTCGTCGGGACGTGCAGGGGCGCGGATATGCTTCGGAGGCAGCATTGGCGTCCCGGGACTTCGCACGCGATGTCCTGGGGGTCCCCCTCCTTGTTGCGATCATTCACCCGGGCAACGTGGCTTCACGGAGGGTTGCTGAGCGGATGGGAATGCAGCAGCTCGAGGACGACATGGGTGGATCCTTGGTGCGGACCGTGATGGGCATCGATCTGAGGTAG
- a CDS encoding GAF and ANTAR domain-containing protein has protein sequence MVNPRPEQEALKNGFFLDLVLGSEDVEAFLGELAAFSAESLSRPEPVFCGITVLRRKKSATTASSDDRARAMDELQNDFDGPCLTAMDKLTPVMVPDLLQEHRWPEYVQAASHQGLRSVLSVPLLVEGDTRAALNLYSEQPDAFSDDDVESAEEFASHASKSLRLALKIAQLSDARNDLAAAMQTRTVIDLAVGAIMAQNHCSQEEAFTILRTASSNRNIKLRHLAKSIISAVSSGKITTHFEE, from the coding sequence ATGGTCAACCCCCGCCCCGAGCAGGAAGCTCTCAAGAACGGTTTTTTCTTGGATCTCGTCCTTGGCAGCGAAGACGTCGAGGCTTTTCTCGGCGAGCTCGCGGCTTTCTCCGCCGAAAGCCTCTCGCGCCCGGAACCCGTCTTCTGTGGCATCACCGTATTGCGTCGTAAGAAGTCGGCCACCACTGCCAGCAGTGATGATCGCGCCAGAGCAATGGACGAACTCCAAAACGACTTTGATGGTCCCTGCCTCACTGCCATGGATAAGCTCACCCCCGTGATGGTGCCGGATCTTCTCCAGGAACATCGTTGGCCCGAGTACGTGCAGGCTGCTTCGCACCAAGGCCTGCGATCCGTCCTGAGTGTCCCCCTTCTGGTTGAAGGCGATACACGTGCAGCGTTGAACCTCTACTCCGAGCAGCCGGACGCGTTCAGCGATGACGACGTAGAGAGTGCCGAGGAGTTCGCCTCCCACGCCTCCAAGTCGTTGCGCCTGGCCCTGAAGATCGCGCAGCTCAGCGACGCCCGGAATGATCTTGCCGCAGCAATGCAGACCCGCACTGTGATCGACCTTGCTGTGGGGGCCATCATGGCGCAGAACCACTGCAGCCAGGAGGAGGCCTTCACCATCCTCCGCACGGCGTCCAGCAACCGCAACATCAAGCTGCGCCACCTGGCCAAGTCCATCATTTCTGCCGTCTCGTCCGGGAAGATCACCACGCACTTCGAGGAGTAG
- a CDS encoding SHOCT domain-containing protein, whose translation MMYWDGNMGVWGYALMAVSFILFWGAIITAIVFLTRSMGAGSRRYAGGPHRTGGAEELLAERFARGEIDDTEYNARLNALRRSNFG comes from the coding sequence ATGATGTATTGGGACGGAAACATGGGCGTCTGGGGATACGCACTCATGGCTGTGAGTTTCATACTGTTTTGGGGAGCGATCATCACAGCGATCGTCTTTCTTACCCGGTCCATGGGTGCCGGCAGCCGGAGGTACGCTGGCGGGCCGCACCGTACGGGCGGAGCGGAGGAGCTTCTCGCGGAAAGGTTTGCCCGCGGTGAGATCGACGATACTGAGTACAACGCCCGCCTGAATGCTCTGAGGCGGAGCAACTTCGGTTAA